The Bacillus oleivorans genome has a window encoding:
- a CDS encoding YwgA family protein, whose product MLKDHARVLGAIAASGEIAGRKKLQKMIFIAKKISFPFHEKFQFHFYGPYSEELTLRIEELCNMDFLDEVKEKVGGYSQYRYSLTEAGKEFLSHFQQQDQNLKVCLNDMNQQTSRFLELVSTVLYFESLSKEEVTEKIFTLKSKQKYTLEEIEEAYQYIDKLKSYIDYKQ is encoded by the coding sequence TTGTTAAAGGACCATGCGCGAGTTTTAGGGGCGATTGCAGCTTCAGGAGAAATAGCAGGGAGAAAAAAGCTGCAAAAAATGATTTTTATTGCAAAAAAAATATCCTTCCCATTTCATGAAAAATTCCAATTTCACTTTTATGGTCCCTATTCGGAAGAGCTTACATTGCGAATTGAGGAATTATGCAATATGGACTTTTTGGATGAGGTGAAGGAGAAAGTAGGCGGGTATTCTCAATATCGCTATAGTTTAACCGAAGCAGGCAAGGAATTTCTCAGTCATTTTCAGCAGCAAGATCAGAATCTAAAGGTTTGTTTAAACGATATGAACCAGCAAACTTCCAGGTTTTTGGAGCTGGTTTCAACTGTTCTTTATTTTGAATCCTTATCAAAAGAAGAAGTGACCGAAAAGATCTTTACCCTAAAAAGCAAGCAAAAATATACACTTGAAGAAATAGAAGAAGCCTATCAATATATTGATAAATTGAAATCATATATTGACTACAAACAATGA
- a CDS encoding DUF423 domain-containing protein codes for MKLFLFLGALNGFLAVALGAFGAHGLEGKIPDKYLETWQTGVTYQMFHAAGLLAVALLIGKSGITSALTWSGWLFLIGILLFSGSLYILSVTQIKVLGAITPLGGVAFLAGWVLLMIHAIKLP; via the coding sequence ATGAAGCTATTCCTTTTTCTCGGTGCATTAAATGGATTTTTGGCAGTGGCCTTAGGCGCATTTGGTGCACATGGGCTCGAAGGGAAAATTCCAGATAAATATTTAGAAACCTGGCAAACTGGTGTAACGTATCAGATGTTTCATGCAGCAGGTCTTTTGGCGGTTGCGTTATTAATTGGCAAATCCGGGATCACATCTGCTTTAACCTGGTCCGGATGGTTATTTTTGATCGGAATCTTGCTATTTTCAGGAAGCCTGTATATTTTAAGTGTTACCCAAATTAAAGTTCTCGGTGCCATTACACCGCTTGGAGGAGTTGCGTTTCTCGCAGGCTGGGTTTTATTAATGATTCATGCGATTAAACTGCCATAA
- a CDS encoding transglycosylase domain-containing protein has protein sequence MEILTGNHFEKTKKYARALFFLSLLATIIGFIMVSAVFIYAKVLGPPPLVVPKSSLFLADDGEIFGATNPQGEIRHWVSLDHVSEDVQNATISIEDRNFYKHHGFDLKRIAGAALADIQAMSKVQGASTITQQYARNLFLEHDKTWKRKLAEAFYALRLEMNYTKEEILEGYLNTIYYGHGAYGIQAASQFYFGKDADQLSLAEAAMLTGVPKGPSHYSPIINFAKAKARQELILDEMAETEAISAEQAEAAKAEKLTLIGEHPHVQNSFAPYFQDIVRSELVNKLNISEDTIAMGGLTVYTTIDPNLQQFAEKAVKQNMSDESDIQVGFVAMDPVTGYVKALIGGRDYEESTYNRAYQALRQPGSTIKPLLYYAALERGFTPSTTMRSEITTFKYDEGRAEYTPHNFNNHYAEDEITLAQALALSDNVYAVKTHLFLGEEVLAETVKQFGISSEMKKVPSLALGTSGVRVVEMVNAYSMFANGGKKVEPTFIKKVVNEKGEVLYESKPENEQVLDPDIAFVMSSLLRGMFDPKLNDYTSVTGSSIINEITRPYAGKSGSTDTDSWMIGFTPQLTAGVWTGYDEAKEITLTAEKTYAKNIWIDFMEKALDDEPVRTFIPTDGVVGVYVNPDNGKLATESCPVARYTYYIKGTEPTTYCTEHIKEPFDDIEQKPADENSPAGQDQPWYKKLFDWLG, from the coding sequence ATGGAAATTTTGACAGGAAACCATTTTGAAAAAACAAAAAAATATGCAAGAGCTTTATTTTTCTTGTCTCTGCTTGCCACCATTATTGGTTTTATCATGGTCAGTGCGGTATTTATTTATGCGAAGGTTCTGGGGCCGCCTCCACTCGTTGTTCCAAAATCCTCTCTTTTTCTAGCCGACGATGGGGAAATTTTTGGTGCTACCAATCCACAGGGAGAGATCAGGCATTGGGTTTCTCTTGATCACGTTTCAGAGGATGTGCAAAACGCAACGATCTCCATTGAAGATCGTAATTTTTATAAGCATCACGGTTTTGATTTAAAGCGAATTGCCGGTGCCGCCTTAGCGGATATCCAGGCAATGTCCAAAGTTCAAGGTGCTAGTACGATTACCCAGCAATATGCACGAAACCTCTTTTTGGAGCATGATAAGACGTGGAAACGAAAGCTGGCTGAAGCGTTTTATGCTCTGCGGCTAGAGATGAATTATACAAAAGAGGAAATTCTTGAAGGCTATTTAAATACGATTTACTACGGACATGGAGCCTACGGAATTCAAGCAGCCAGTCAATTTTATTTTGGCAAGGATGCCGACCAGCTTTCTTTGGCAGAAGCGGCAATGCTAACCGGTGTCCCTAAGGGACCCAGCCATTATTCACCCATTATCAATTTTGCCAAAGCAAAAGCGAGACAGGAACTGATTTTGGATGAAATGGCGGAAACAGAAGCGATTTCGGCAGAGCAAGCAGAAGCAGCCAAAGCAGAAAAGCTGACATTAATCGGAGAGCACCCGCATGTTCAAAACAGTTTTGCTCCTTATTTTCAGGATATCGTCCGCAGCGAGTTAGTCAATAAGCTGAATATTAGTGAAGATACCATAGCGATGGGCGGGTTAACGGTTTATACAACGATTGACCCGAACCTGCAGCAATTTGCGGAAAAAGCGGTTAAGCAAAATATGTCAGACGAGTCCGACATTCAAGTGGGCTTTGTTGCGATGGACCCTGTAACCGGATATGTCAAAGCCCTAATCGGCGGCAGAGATTATGAGGAAAGTACCTACAACCGGGCTTACCAGGCATTGCGCCAGCCGGGATCAACGATTAAACCGCTGTTATACTATGCAGCGCTGGAAAGAGGGTTCACCCCTTCCACCACGATGAGAAGTGAAATTACGACCTTCAAATATGACGAGGGCCGCGCCGAGTATACCCCTCACAATTTTAATAATCACTATGCAGAGGATGAAATCACGCTGGCTCAGGCACTGGCTCTATCTGATAATGTCTATGCGGTTAAAACCCATCTCTTTTTAGGAGAGGAAGTATTGGCAGAAACTGTGAAACAATTCGGAATTTCGTCTGAGATGAAAAAGGTTCCTTCGCTTGCATTAGGAACGTCTGGTGTCCGTGTTGTGGAAATGGTTAACGCCTATAGCATGTTCGCGAATGGCGGTAAAAAAGTGGAACCAACCTTCATTAAAAAAGTCGTCAATGAAAAAGGAGAGGTACTGTACGAAAGCAAGCCAGAAAATGAACAGGTCCTCGATCCCGATATAGCGTTTGTGATGTCGAGCCTTTTAAGAGGGATGTTTGACCCGAAACTCAATGATTATACAAGTGTGACAGGAAGCTCTATTATTAATGAAATAACCCGCCCGTATGCAGGGAAATCAGGTTCTACCGATACAGACAGCTGGATGATCGGTTTTACCCCACAGCTGACAGCTGGGGTTTGGACAGGATATGATGAGGCCAAGGAAATCACCCTGACTGCTGAAAAAACGTATGCGAAGAATATTTGGATTGATTTTATGGAAAAGGCCTTAGATGATGAACCAGTCAGAACCTTTATTCCGACCGATGGTGTGGTTGGCGTGTATGTGAATCCTGACAATGGCAAATTAGCAACTGAAAGCTGTCCAGTTGCACGCTACACGTACTATATCAAAGGAACCGAACCCACCACATACTGCACCGAGCACATTAAAGAGCCATTCGATGATATAGAGCAAAAGCCAGCAGATGAAAATTCGCCTGCTGGACAGGATCAGCCGTGGTATAAAAAGCTGTTCGACTGGTTGGGATAA
- the gerQ gene encoding spore coat protein GerQ encodes MTTNNSYPYYPYGGTAYRQQGGPYQGQGTGGYPYQQGGTPQAGTQGLVVPGMPGAPYTGPQVPGMLPVEQSYIENILRLNKGKLITAYFSFENSQQWPSKIFKGIIEAAGRDHLILSDPETGTRFLLPLLFLDYATFEEEIEYEYPFAAQGPGTQMATYSPR; translated from the coding sequence ATGACGACAAATAATAGTTATCCGTACTATCCTTACGGAGGAACAGCTTACAGGCAACAGGGAGGTCCATATCAAGGTCAGGGCACTGGCGGTTATCCTTATCAGCAAGGCGGAACTCCACAAGCCGGAACTCAGGGCTTAGTGGTACCCGGGATGCCTGGTGCACCATATACAGGTCCACAGGTTCCTGGAATGCTTCCAGTAGAACAATCTTATATTGAAAATATCTTGCGACTCAACAAAGGAAAACTTATCACTGCTTATTTTAGTTTTGAAAATAGCCAGCAGTGGCCATCCAAAATCTTTAAGGGAATTATAGAGGCGGCAGGACGTGATCATTTAATTCTAAGTGATCCGGAAACCGGAACCCGCTTCTTATTACCTCTTTTGTTCTTAGACTATGCTACCTTCGAAGAAGAAATTGAATATGAATATCCATTTGCAGCGCAAGGGCCAGGCACCCAGATGGCAACATATTCACCGCGGTAA
- a CDS encoding site-2 protease family protein, producing the protein MIYLALTLAIAFSVHEFAHAYSAFRFGDNTAARQGRLTLNPIKHLDPIGTILFFIVGFGWARPVPVNRFNFKNPRVAGIIVSILGPISNLLLAVVGAFLYYLFIYLNLTSDFFYTFSEFLRFFVHINVLLFIFNLIPLPPLDGYRIVEDLMPRQVRPTLAKLEPYGAIIFLVLILIDPLYRVTIGVLLGEWVPALGGAIHQFFFELFITR; encoded by the coding sequence ATGATTTATCTTGCCTTAACGTTAGCAATCGCTTTTTCTGTGCATGAATTTGCTCATGCCTATTCAGCCTTCCGTTTTGGCGATAATACGGCAGCTCGCCAAGGACGATTAACGCTGAATCCTATAAAACATTTAGATCCGATTGGAACTATTCTGTTTTTTATTGTAGGGTTTGGATGGGCTCGGCCGGTACCTGTAAACCGATTTAATTTTAAAAATCCGCGGGTTGCTGGAATTATCGTATCAATCCTCGGTCCAATCAGTAATTTACTGTTAGCAGTGGTTGGTGCATTTTTGTATTATCTCTTTATCTATCTGAACTTGACCTCTGATTTTTTCTATACATTTTCTGAATTTCTTCGGTTTTTTGTACACATAAATGTTTTGTTGTTTATCTTTAACCTCATTCCGCTTCCTCCATTAGACGGGTATCGGATTGTAGAGGATTTAATGCCGAGACAGGTGAGACCGACGTTAGCCAAATTAGAGCCATATGGTGCCATTATCTTCTTAGTATTGATATTAATTGATCCGCTCTACCGTGTAACAATCGGGGTCCTTCTTGGTGAGTGGGTACCAGCCCTCGGCGGCGCTATACACCAGTTCTTTTTTGAACTCTTTATTACACGCTGA
- a CDS encoding lipoate--protein ligase family protein, with amino-acid sequence MKTSLLKQPVWRIIDHTNRGPDFDALESFAIDDTLCTLVGKGQSPAVARAWVHHRTVVLGIQDTKLPYLEEGIEWLKQNDYHYLVRTSGGLAVLLDEGVLNLSLILPEAEHRIGINLGYDTMVDLIKEMYPEDEGLIDVKEISESYCPGSYDLSINGKKFAGISQRRIRNGVAVQIYLCVTGSGAERAAIVREFYKISKKQLETKYTYPQVNPDVMGSLAELLNKPLTMQDAYLRFLQALKKNGERIYMEPLTTEEWPSCEANLQRLQERNQKLLNQI; translated from the coding sequence ATGAAAACTTCTTTACTAAAACAGCCGGTTTGGAGAATTATAGATCATACCAATCGGGGACCCGATTTTGATGCACTAGAATCTTTTGCGATCGATGATACCCTTTGTACCTTAGTGGGAAAAGGGCAATCACCAGCAGTTGCAAGAGCGTGGGTCCATCATCGGACAGTTGTACTGGGAATTCAAGATACAAAACTTCCGTATTTAGAGGAAGGTATCGAGTGGTTAAAACAAAACGATTATCATTATTTAGTCCGAACTTCTGGCGGACTGGCTGTTTTACTAGATGAGGGGGTTTTAAATCTATCACTTATTCTTCCAGAGGCCGAACATAGAATCGGCATAAATCTCGGCTATGACACCATGGTTGATCTCATAAAAGAAATGTATCCGGAAGACGAGGGCTTAATCGATGTAAAAGAAATTAGCGAATCCTATTGTCCGGGAAGCTATGATTTAAGTATAAACGGGAAAAAATTCGCAGGTATTTCTCAACGCCGTATCCGTAACGGAGTAGCAGTTCAAATCTATCTTTGTGTAACGGGTTCAGGAGCTGAAAGGGCTGCTATAGTGAGGGAATTTTACAAGATCTCCAAAAAACAATTGGAAACCAAGTACACATATCCTCAAGTAAACCCGGATGTCATGGGGTCTTTAGCAGAATTATTAAATAAACCGTTAACCATGCAAGATGCCTATCTCCGCTTTCTTCAAGCGCTCAAGAAAAATGGAGAGCGCATTTATATGGAGCCTCTTACCACAGAAGAATGGCCTAGCTGCGAAGCAAACCTCCAGCGCCTCCAAGAACGGAATCAAAAATTGTTAAATCAAATATAA
- a CDS encoding RsfA family transcriptional regulator yields MKTRQDAWTDEDDLLLAETVLRHVREGSTQLNAFEEVGDKLNRTSAACGFRWNAVVRHRYEKALQLAKKQRKQRQRLLGKEHAGKKKLLYQPPSPSLEFLENDASVFSAEQGEVQAVPVTEEVSQELQPQAVSTPVSYQTKLGTLNLDTVIHYLQGLRSTNFQSEILKSENERLKRELGELRKQNEELERRVKELEQDSTTMQEDYETLMKIMNRARKFVAFEEDERPATKFKMDRNGNLEKLAE; encoded by the coding sequence ATGAAAACTCGTCAAGATGCATGGACAGACGAAGACGATTTATTGTTAGCAGAAACCGTATTACGTCATGTCCGTGAAGGCAGTACCCAATTAAATGCTTTTGAAGAAGTAGGTGACAAGCTTAATAGAACGTCGGCAGCCTGTGGATTTCGCTGGAATGCCGTGGTCCGTCATCGCTATGAAAAAGCGCTTCAGCTAGCTAAAAAACAAAGAAAACAGCGGCAGAGATTGTTAGGCAAGGAACACGCTGGAAAGAAAAAGCTTCTATATCAACCCCCAAGTCCGTCTCTTGAATTTTTAGAGAATGATGCGAGTGTCTTTTCGGCTGAACAAGGTGAAGTTCAGGCAGTACCTGTAACAGAAGAAGTAAGCCAAGAGCTGCAGCCACAAGCCGTCAGTACACCTGTTTCGTATCAGACTAAACTTGGCACTTTAAATCTAGACACCGTCATTCATTACTTACAAGGATTAAGATCGACAAACTTCCAATCTGAAATCTTAAAAAGTGAGAATGAAAGACTTAAGCGTGAACTTGGAGAGCTTCGCAAGCAAAATGAGGAGCTTGAGCGTAGAGTAAAAGAATTAGAACAAGACTCTACAACGATGCAGGAAGATTATGAGACACTGATGAAGATTATGAATCGTGCCAGAAAATTTGTAGCCTTTGAAGAGGATGAGCGTCCTGCTACAAAGTTTAAAATGGACCGAAACGGAAATTTAGAAAAACTAGCTGAATAA
- the hemQ gene encoding hydrogen peroxide-dependent heme synthase, which translates to MSEPAQTLDGWYCLHDLRSVDWTSWKLASNEEREAALSEFFQLIEKWNDTEANGQGSHAIYSVVGQKADLIIMLLRPTMKELNEIETEFNKTKLAEYLIPSYSYVSVVELGGYNPSKSDEDPYQNEYVKSRLYPVLPKTDYICFYPMDKRRQGEDNWYMLPMEDRRNLMRSHGMIGRQYAGKVKQIITGSVGFDDYEWGVTLFADDVLQFKKLVYEMRFDEVSARYGEFGAFFVGTIADSNRLKELFYIKEA; encoded by the coding sequence ATGAGTGAACCTGCACAAACATTAGATGGCTGGTATTGTCTCCATGATTTACGATCTGTTGACTGGACTTCTTGGAAGCTTGCATCGAATGAAGAAAGAGAAGCAGCCCTTTCCGAATTCTTTCAATTAATAGAAAAATGGAATGACACTGAAGCAAATGGGCAGGGTAGTCATGCGATTTACTCTGTTGTTGGCCAAAAAGCTGATCTTATAATTATGCTGCTGCGCCCTACCATGAAAGAACTGAACGAAATAGAAACTGAATTTAATAAAACAAAATTAGCTGAATACTTAATTCCATCTTATTCTTATGTATCTGTTGTCGAGCTAGGAGGCTATAATCCTTCTAAATCAGATGAGGATCCTTATCAAAACGAGTATGTGAAATCCAGACTTTACCCTGTGCTTCCGAAAACAGACTATATTTGTTTCTATCCAATGGATAAACGCCGTCAGGGAGAAGACAACTGGTACATGCTGCCGATGGAGGATCGCCGCAATTTAATGAGAAGCCATGGCATGATCGGCCGTCAATATGCTGGAAAAGTAAAACAGATTATTACCGGTTCTGTCGGTTTTGATGACTATGAATGGGGAGTTACCCTTTTTGCTGATGATGTTTTACAATTCAAAAAGCTTGTTTATGAAATGCGATTCGACGAAGTCAGTGCACGTTATGGAGAATTCGGCGCTTTCTTTGTGGGAACGATTGCAGATTCAAACCGATTAAAAGAACTTTTTTATATTAAAGAAGCATAA
- a CDS encoding cell wall hydrolase, whose protein sequence is MPAVRATDADVKLLARLLRAEAEGEGRLGMLLVGNVGVNRVLGRCLDFKDITNIRQMVFQSPGGFEAIQKGYFYQPARQSEIGLARKVINGNRYHPANFSLWFFKPAGPCPAQWYNQWNSGKYKSHCFYHPTQADCPGVY, encoded by the coding sequence ATGCCCGCAGTTAGAGCTACAGATGCGGATGTTAAGCTATTGGCTCGACTCCTACGTGCCGAAGCAGAGGGAGAAGGAAGACTTGGGATGCTTTTAGTCGGAAATGTTGGGGTTAACCGGGTTTTAGGAAGATGCCTGGACTTCAAGGATATTACCAATATTCGGCAAATGGTCTTCCAAAGCCCTGGAGGTTTTGAGGCAATTCAAAAAGGCTATTTTTATCAGCCAGCCCGTCAAAGTGAAATCGGCTTAGCCAGGAAGGTGATTAACGGAAATCGCTATCATCCTGCTAATTTTTCTCTATGGTTTTTTAAACCAGCTGGTCCTTGTCCTGCACAATGGTATAACCAATGGAATTCAGGCAAGTATAAATCACATTGTTTTTATCATCCAACTCAAGCAGATTGTCCAGGTGTTTATTAA
- the pta gene encoding phosphate acetyltransferase yields the protein MSELFTQLEAKIKGKGLRIVFPEGTDERILSAASRLAANRIVTPILLGEKQAIETKAKEIGALVDGIEILNPLDYGEIEKLVAAFVERRRGKVDENGAKKLLQDVNYFGTMLVYLKKADGLVSGAAHSTADTVRPALQIIKTKEGIRKTSGAFVMVRGEEKYVFADCAITISPDAQDLAEIAIESAKTARMFDIDPKVALLSFSTKGSAKSEETEKVVEAVQIAKQMDPSLRLDGEFQFDAAFVPEVAKKKAPDSIIQGDGNVFVFPSLEAGNIGYKIAQRLGNFEAVGPILQGLNAPVNDLSRGCNEEDVYKLALITAAQSLTD from the coding sequence ATGAGTGAACTATTTACCCAATTAGAAGCAAAAATTAAAGGGAAGGGATTACGGATCGTATTCCCTGAAGGTACGGATGAAAGAATCTTGAGTGCAGCTTCCCGGTTAGCTGCTAATCGAATAGTAACGCCAATTCTTCTCGGGGAAAAGCAAGCAATTGAAACAAAAGCTAAAGAAATAGGAGCGTTAGTCGATGGCATCGAAATTTTAAATCCGCTTGATTATGGAGAAATCGAAAAGCTTGTTGCTGCATTCGTTGAACGCCGCCGTGGGAAGGTAGATGAAAATGGAGCGAAAAAGCTGCTCCAAGATGTTAATTACTTTGGAACGATGCTTGTATATTTAAAAAAGGCAGACGGACTGGTAAGCGGTGCTGCTCATTCGACTGCAGATACTGTCAGACCCGCTTTGCAAATTATTAAAACAAAAGAAGGTATCCGTAAAACATCAGGGGCTTTTGTGATGGTAAGAGGAGAAGAAAAGTATGTATTTGCTGATTGTGCCATTACCATCTCTCCAGATGCACAAGATTTAGCCGAAATTGCCATAGAAAGTGCAAAAACAGCGAGGATGTTTGATATTGATCCAAAAGTGGCACTGTTAAGCTTTTCAACGAAAGGTTCGGCCAAATCAGAGGAGACAGAGAAGGTAGTAGAAGCAGTTCAAATTGCAAAACAAATGGACCCTTCCTTACGATTAGATGGAGAGTTTCAATTTGATGCTGCCTTTGTACCAGAAGTAGCAAAGAAAAAGGCGCCTGACTCAATTATTCAAGGAGACGGAAATGTTTTTGTTTTCCCTAGTCTGGAAGCTGGAAATATAGGCTATAAGATCGCACAGCGCCTTGGAAATTTCGAAGCAGTTGGACCGATTCTCCAAGGATTAAATGCTCCGGTTAATGATCTGTCTAGAGGATGCAACGAAGAAGATGTCTATAAGCTTGCTCTTATTACAGCAGCGCAAAGCTTAACGGACTAA
- a CDS encoding YwdI family protein, with amino-acid sequence MAVSQEAIFHKMEECMIRAKNSDTALEMREHLRALQALCDVLLENQTQVMEPPRTKEAKISSPVFSPAAGQGTSLGSKKLETDDGANGDSIFDF; translated from the coding sequence ATGGCTGTTTCGCAAGAGGCAATTTTTCATAAAATGGAAGAATGCATGATACGCGCAAAGAATAGTGATACCGCATTAGAAATGAGAGAGCATCTTCGCGCCTTGCAAGCGTTATGTGATGTTTTGCTGGAGAATCAAACGCAGGTAATGGAGCCGCCAAGAACAAAAGAGGCAAAAATAAGCTCACCTGTTTTTAGTCCTGCGGCAGGTCAGGGGACTAGCCTAGGTTCGAAAAAGCTTGAAACCGATGATGGGGCCAATGGAGATTCAATTTTTGATTTTTAA
- a CDS encoding YwhD family protein yields the protein MENKENKKKPITFNIIKNDPTDGHKGFGVGALSLENISPVFVDVEEKNAFVDIGAMHARSTVEKGIKFLKDKEQVPNGKPYWLVWVTINRNEEGPYYHGVTACEMTVDRSIRRGYKSLPEHVNRMDKSLKGHVIVDHMDDSSKAVLGQFLKNHDPGMWNRSDEKLRKDLNME from the coding sequence ATGGAGAACAAAGAGAATAAGAAAAAGCCAATTACGTTTAATATCATCAAAAATGATCCGACTGACGGTCATAAAGGCTTTGGCGTAGGAGCCCTAAGTCTTGAAAACATATCCCCGGTCTTTGTGGATGTGGAAGAAAAGAATGCTTTCGTCGATATTGGGGCGATGCATGCAAGAAGCACCGTCGAAAAAGGCATCAAATTTTTAAAAGATAAAGAGCAAGTCCCAAACGGAAAGCCCTATTGGCTGGTCTGGGTTACAATTAACCGCAATGAAGAAGGTCCGTATTACCATGGAGTGACGGCATGTGAAATGACGGTCGATCGCTCGATTCGAAGAGGGTATAAATCCCTGCCAGAACATGTGAATCGGATGGATAAGTCATTAAAAGGCCATGTTATAGTCGACCATATGGACGATTCCTCTAAAGCAGTACTTGGCCAATTTTTAAAAAATCACGATCCTGGAATGTGGAACCGTTCGGACGAAAAGCTGAGAAAAGATTTAAATATGGAATGA
- a CDS encoding HD domain-containing protein has translation MAYSTEKLSEEKVFKDPVHRYIHVRDRVIWDLIGTSEFQRLRRIKQLGTTYLTFHGAEHSRFNHSLGVYEIVRRIVDDVFDGRPEWKQESRLLSLCAALLHDLGHGPFSHAFEKVFDLDHEEFTQAIILGDTEVQKILTKVDPNFPKQVAEVIAKTSENKLVVSLISSQIDADRMDYLQRDAYFTGVSYGHFDMERILRVMRPREDQVVIKHSGMHAVEDYIMSRYQMYWQVYFHPVSRSAEVILTKILHRAKDLYYEGYKFKFTPIHFQTLFQTKVELKDYLKLDEPVMMYYFQMWQEEEDSVLSDLCRRFMNRNLFKYVEFDPAKEYKKQYELMALFERAGINPEYYLVADSSSDLPYDFYRPGEEGERLPIHLLMKNNELRELSRQSDIVDAISGKRRTDHKLYFPADLLFDDSQHQATKRQIRDLLDLK, from the coding sequence ATGGCATATTCTACTGAAAAATTAAGTGAAGAAAAGGTATTTAAAGACCCTGTTCACCGCTATATACATGTAAGAGATCGTGTTATTTGGGATTTAATCGGGACATCCGAATTTCAAAGATTGCGAAGAATTAAACAGCTCGGAACAACGTACTTAACCTTTCATGGGGCAGAACATAGCCGATTTAATCATTCTCTTGGAGTATACGAGATTGTTAGGCGAATAGTCGATGATGTATTTGATGGCAGACCAGAATGGAAACAAGAATCACGTTTACTTTCTCTCTGTGCGGCGTTATTACATGATCTTGGACACGGACCGTTTTCTCATGCCTTCGAAAAAGTGTTTGATCTGGACCATGAGGAATTTACCCAAGCGATTATTCTTGGAGATACCGAAGTCCAAAAAATTTTAACGAAGGTTGATCCGAATTTTCCGAAGCAGGTTGCCGAAGTAATTGCCAAGACTTCTGAAAATAAATTAGTTGTAAGTCTCATCTCCAGTCAAATTGACGCAGACCGAATGGATTACTTACAAAGAGATGCCTATTTTACAGGAGTAAGCTATGGCCATTTTGATATGGAACGGATATTACGGGTGATGCGGCCCCGTGAAGATCAGGTCGTGATCAAACATAGTGGCATGCATGCTGTAGAAGATTACATAATGAGCCGATATCAAATGTATTGGCAGGTTTATTTTCATCCTGTTTCTCGAAGCGCAGAAGTCATTTTGACAAAAATTCTCCATCGCGCCAAAGACTTATATTATGAAGGATATAAATTTAAATTCACACCGATTCATTTTCAAACTCTTTTTCAAACAAAGGTTGAGCTTAAGGACTACTTAAAGCTAGATGAACCCGTGATGATGTATTACTTCCAGATGTGGCAGGAAGAAGAGGATTCTGTTTTGAGTGATCTCTGCAGGAGATTTATGAACAGAAACCTATTTAAATATGTGGAGTTTGATCCTGCAAAAGAATATAAAAAGCAGTATGAGCTCATGGCCTTATTTGAGAGGGCAGGTATTAATCCGGAATATTACTTAGTCGCCGACTCTTCTTCTGATCTCCCATACGATTTTTATCGCCCAGGAGAAGAAGGAGAACGTCTTCCGATTCATCTGCTGATGAAAAATAATGAACTGCGGGAACTCTCGCGACAATCAGATATTGTAGATGCGATTTCCGGAAAAAGAAGAACCGACCATAAATTATATTTTCCAGCGGATTTATTGTTTGATGATTCACAGCATCAGGCAACGAAAAGACAAATTCGAGATTTATTGGATTTGAAGTAA